The following proteins are co-located in the Desulfurococcus amylolyticus Z-533 genome:
- the rpl7ae gene encoding 50S ribosomal protein L7Ae — MPKPFYVKFEVPPELADKVYQAISKVRETGGKIKKGTNETTKAVERGQAKLVVIAEDVDPPEIVAHLPLLCDEKKIPYVYVPSKQKLGQAAGIEVSAASVAVIDVGGAKDLIDEIIKSVQQIRAQSG, encoded by the coding sequence ATGCCTAAGCCGTTTTATGTAAAGTTCGAGGTACCGCCTGAGCTAGCTGATAAAGTATACCAGGCAATATCAAAGGTAAGAGAGACTGGTGGGAAAATCAAGAAGGGTACAAATGAAACAACAAAGGCTGTTGAAAGAGGACAAGCTAAGCTGGTTGTCATAGCTGAAGATGTTGACCCACCTGAAATAGTTGCCCACCTACCACTATTATGCGATGAGAAGAAGATACCATATGTCTACGTGCCAAGCAAACAGAAACTGGGCCAAGCAGCCGGTATTGAGGTGTCTGCTGCCTCTGTCGCAGTAATAGATGTAGGCGGAGCAAAGGACTTAATCGATGAAATAATTAAGAGTGTCCAGCAGATAAGGGCTCAGAGCGGCTGA
- a CDS encoding glutamate--tRNA ligase, which yields MSSQEKSLLDRVRETAFKHALVNAVKHEGKADFKAVVSKVIGEIPEIRSRIKEFIDLIKGTIEEVNKLSIEDQLKIIRENWPELLEEKREAKEKELPPLPNAEKGKVVTRFAPNPDYTIHLGNARPALLSYWYAELYNGAMILRFEDTDPRIKSPYPEAYTMIKDALKWLGVKWSKEYIQSLRMNIFYNVARELISRGGAYIDTCPDKEFRLYRNAGKACPHRNTSVEENLEKFDKMLEGHYGEGDAVLRVKTDLQHPDPSVRDWVAFRVIDTSKTPHPVTGEKYIVWPTYNFAAGVDDYLMGVTHVLRAKEHISNTVKQKYLYKHMGWKYPETIHFGRLSLEGVILSKSKMRKLVKEQGISPYDDPRLGTINGLRRRGILRETIWKIVKEVGIKPIDAKISLVNLYAINRILVDPVANRYMGVEEPVPVILKDVKEELKAQIPIHPSRPEHYEYRILDGSVIHISSKDLGTLLQSEHKTFRAMGLANFMITEPTILDGKPAFIARLHSISQEDARKLNAPIIQWVSNDEKTDLFLLIPSGSEIREARLLVEKRIINEKPDSIVQLYRVGFIRIDTIKEEKVIAVFSHE from the coding sequence TTGAGCAGCCAAGAGAAATCATTATTAGATAGGGTGAGAGAAACCGCTTTCAAACACGCATTGGTAAACGCTGTAAAACACGAGGGTAAAGCCGATTTTAAAGCGGTGGTTTCAAAGGTTATCGGGGAAATCCCAGAGATACGTAGCAGAATCAAAGAATTCATCGACTTGATAAAGGGCACCATAGAGGAAGTAAACAAGTTAAGCATCGAAGACCAGTTGAAAATAATCAGAGAGAACTGGCCAGAACTACTGGAGGAGAAGAGGGAAGCCAAGGAGAAGGAGCTGCCCCCATTACCCAATGCCGAGAAAGGTAAAGTGGTAACCAGGTTTGCACCTAACCCAGATTACACAATTCACCTTGGAAACGCTAGGCCAGCGCTGTTAAGCTACTGGTATGCTGAATTATATAATGGAGCGATGATACTTCGTTTCGAGGACACCGACCCAAGGATAAAATCACCTTACCCAGAAGCATATACAATGATAAAGGACGCATTGAAATGGCTTGGAGTAAAATGGAGCAAGGAATACATACAGAGCCTCCGGATGAATATATTCTACAATGTAGCAAGAGAGCTGATAAGCCGTGGAGGAGCATATATTGACACCTGCCCCGATAAGGAATTCCGCTTATATAGGAACGCTGGCAAGGCATGTCCCCATAGGAATACGTCAGTCGAAGAGAACCTTGAGAAATTCGATAAAATGCTTGAGGGGCACTATGGTGAAGGAGATGCTGTTCTAAGGGTGAAAACCGATTTACAACACCCGGATCCAAGCGTAAGGGATTGGGTTGCATTCCGTGTAATAGATACATCTAAAACACCACACCCGGTCACCGGGGAGAAATACATTGTATGGCCAACTTACAATTTTGCTGCTGGTGTCGACGATTATTTAATGGGTGTAACACATGTCCTCCGCGCAAAGGAACACATATCGAATACTGTCAAGCAGAAATACCTATATAAGCACATGGGCTGGAAATACCCCGAGACAATACATTTTGGACGTTTATCATTAGAGGGTGTGATACTGAGCAAGTCTAAAATGAGAAAGCTAGTTAAAGAACAAGGTATCTCACCATATGATGACCCAAGACTCGGAACAATTAATGGGTTACGTAGAAGAGGCATTCTCCGTGAAACAATCTGGAAAATAGTTAAGGAAGTGGGAATCAAACCCATCGATGCCAAGATAAGCCTAGTTAATCTCTACGCTATCAACAGGATCCTAGTTGATCCAGTCGCGAACAGGTATATGGGTGTTGAAGAACCGGTTCCAGTAATACTAAAGGATGTGAAAGAGGAGCTTAAAGCACAAATACCAATACATCCATCAAGACCGGAGCATTACGAGTATAGGATACTGGATGGCTCGGTAATCCATATATCATCCAAAGACTTGGGAACACTGCTTCAAAGCGAACATAAAACATTCAGAGCCATGGGGCTAGCTAACTTTATGATAACGGAGCCAACGATATTGGATGGTAAGCCAGCATTCATAGCCAGGCTCCACAGTATTTCACAGGAAGATGCAAGGAAGCTAAATGCTCCAATAATTCAATGGGTTAGCAACGATGAGAAAACAGATTTATTCCTCCTGATCCCGAGTGGATCAGAGATCAGGGAAGCCAGGCTCCTAGTTGAAAAACGCATTATTAATGAAAAACCAGACTCCATTGTGCAATTATACAGGGTCGGGTTCATTAGAATAGATACTATCAAAGAGGAAAAAGTAATAGCCGTCTTCTCACACGAATAA
- a CDS encoding DUF2118 domain-containing protein, protein MSEYSFPQLFIEDVDSERIICLKNSEYAWASIPEKNNCTKYYGSIPYEEILKYIDLEKAILKRSTILFNTGEPSKALFFSENTQLCLQEAKGRRVFYIGSMKHVRKNDLIAYIVTRKNEVRNIYSTCEGFILAVIDLTWERPERIIVVVAIEQPREIIIR, encoded by the coding sequence GTGAGCGAATACTCTTTCCCACAGTTATTCATAGAGGACGTCGACTCCGAGAGAATAATCTGCCTCAAGAACTCGGAGTACGCTTGGGCAAGCATCCCTGAGAAGAATAATTGTACAAAGTACTATGGTAGCATACCATACGAGGAGATACTGAAGTACATAGACTTGGAAAAAGCCATTTTGAAGAGGAGTACAATATTATTCAACACTGGAGAGCCGTCTAAAGCACTGTTTTTCTCCGAGAATACACAGCTATGCCTGCAGGAAGCGAAGGGTAGGAGAGTATTTTATATAGGGAGCATGAAGCACGTTAGAAAAAACGATTTAATAGCATACATTGTCACCAGGAAAAACGAGGTCAGAAACATTTATTCTACTTGTGAAGGATTTATACTAGCAGTCATCGATTTAACCTGGGAGAGGCCTGAGAGAATCATAGTGGTGGTGGCGATTGAGCAGCCAAGAGAAATCATTATTAGATAG
- the fni gene encoding type 2 isopentenyl-diphosphate Delta-isomerase has product MDEIQNRKLHHIRLALDPRVDFKDHCSEIYREIQLVHQALPGLDFDEVDVKQVFLGYRLEAPIMITGMTGGHPSLVSINKMLATLAEKKRVAIGVGSQRAIVKSNFSEDVVASYRIVRETARSVPVIGNIGLNTLRDIDTDTVIRLVEVIDADAIAIHLNPAQEVIQPEGDTRFSLDVIDKVKELVASLRKPVIIKEVGNGLSMETVRVFHNIGVKIYDTAGACGTNWALVETLRNQPGSSRYECGLKLSEWGIPTPLSVIETRYVAEDSFIIASGGVWDGFKAAVNIAIGADMVGVAKPILKNILDNGLERAEAYLDNYIFELKTAMFLSGARNIGELRSKPIILGQKIVNTMLQRGINPHTYLNNTRRMK; this is encoded by the coding sequence ATGGATGAGATACAGAATAGGAAACTACACCATATAAGGTTAGCACTGGATCCCAGGGTCGACTTCAAAGACCATTGTAGTGAGATATATAGAGAGATACAGCTCGTGCATCAAGCTTTACCTGGATTAGACTTCGATGAAGTGGATGTGAAGCAAGTGTTTTTAGGCTACAGGCTAGAAGCCCCTATAATGATAACTGGTATGACGGGAGGGCATCCATCACTAGTCAGCATAAATAAAATGCTTGCAACTCTTGCAGAGAAGAAGCGAGTAGCCATAGGTGTCGGTAGCCAGAGAGCCATTGTTAAAAGCAACTTCAGCGAGGATGTCGTGGCAAGCTATAGGATCGTAAGGGAGACAGCTAGAAGTGTACCGGTAATAGGCAATATAGGTTTAAACACCCTGAGAGACATCGACACTGATACAGTCATAAGGCTAGTTGAAGTAATAGATGCCGATGCCATAGCAATACACTTGAACCCAGCACAAGAAGTAATACAGCCTGAAGGAGACACCCGTTTCAGCTTAGATGTGATTGATAAAGTCAAGGAATTAGTTGCATCTCTCCGTAAACCCGTTATAATCAAGGAGGTTGGGAACGGGTTATCCATGGAGACGGTGAGGGTATTCCATAATATAGGGGTGAAAATATATGATACGGCCGGCGCATGCGGTACAAACTGGGCTCTCGTTGAAACGCTTAGAAATCAACCAGGGTCATCACGCTATGAATGCGGGCTGAAGCTATCCGAGTGGGGGATACCAACACCGCTCTCAGTAATAGAGACAAGGTATGTTGCCGAAGACTCATTCATTATCGCGAGCGGCGGCGTATGGGACGGCTTTAAGGCAGCTGTGAATATAGCGATTGGTGCAGACATGGTTGGAGTAGCTAAACCCATTCTTAAGAATATACTTGACAACGGGCTGGAACGTGCCGAGGCATATCTAGACAACTATATCTTCGAGTTAAAGACTGCGATGTTCCTCAGCGGTGCCAGGAATATTGGTGAATTAAGGAGCAAGCCTATTATCCTCGGGCAGAAAATAGTAAACACGATGCTCCAGAGGGGAATAAATCCCCATACCTACCTTAACAACACGAGGAGAATGAAGTGA
- the amrB gene encoding AmmeMemoRadiSam system protein B: MKKRSPIVAGYFYPDKPGELRSVIEWSFKHGIGPGKPPSPSDIQATNSIGYVAPHAGYIYSGPVAAHVYFDMALNKKPDTIVILGTNHTGLGRPVSVYPEGVWETPLGDLVVDSEIGRLIVENSEIAEFDEYAHLEEHSIEVQLPFIVYIYGEDVKITPIVIGIHTPDIARDLAKSIYEASMSTGKRIIVIASSDFNHYEPHEETSRKDSMAIDRILKLDTDGLYNVILHNDISICGPGGIMTLMEYTKKLGGKAQLLKYATSGDTSGDYSHVVGYAALKFYI, translated from the coding sequence TTGAAGAAGAGGAGTCCTATAGTAGCCGGGTATTTTTACCCTGATAAACCTGGGGAGTTAAGAAGCGTGATAGAGTGGTCTTTCAAACATGGGATCGGACCCGGGAAGCCACCGAGTCCCTCAGATATCCAGGCCACGAATTCAATAGGCTATGTAGCCCCTCATGCAGGCTATATTTACAGCGGCCCTGTAGCTGCACACGTCTACTTTGATATGGCTTTAAATAAGAAGCCTGATACCATAGTGATACTTGGTACAAATCACACAGGCCTTGGAAGACCTGTTTCAGTGTATCCTGAGGGAGTATGGGAGACCCCCCTTGGAGACCTTGTTGTAGACAGTGAGATTGGAAGACTTATTGTGGAGAACAGTGAAATCGCTGAGTTCGATGAATATGCTCATTTAGAGGAGCACTCAATTGAGGTCCAACTGCCATTTATAGTGTACATCTATGGCGAGGATGTGAAAATAACCCCGATAGTTATAGGTATCCATACACCAGATATAGCAAGAGACCTAGCGAAGTCGATATATGAAGCATCCATGTCAACCGGTAAGAGAATAATAGTGATAGCAAGCAGCGACTTCAATCATTACGAACCCCATGAAGAGACAAGCAGGAAGGATTCAATGGCCATAGATAGAATACTCAAACTCGACACAGATGGATTATACAATGTGATACTGCATAACGACATAAGTATCTGTGGACCAGGAGGAATAATGACCCTCATGGAATACACTAAAAAATTGGGAGGAAAAGCCCAGCTATTGAAATACGCGACAAGTGGTGATACCTCCGGGGATTATTCACACGTAGTTGGCTACGCTGCTTTAAAGTTTTATATTTAG
- the rpsB gene encoding 30S ribosomal protein S2 has product MSDIPEGEAPVSKPESGVIELLVPIEKYLSAGVHIGTHICTKFMEPFVYRVRSDGLYILDVRKIDDRLRIAGKFLARYQPEKIAVVSVRQYGRKPVQKMCQYVGCKPFVGRFLPGTFTNPSLKIYFEPDVVVITDTRSDMQALKEAAETGIPIVALADTDNRVDYVDLIIPGNNKGRKSLALIYWILTRQILREKGVIPPNAELPEQPTDFEASL; this is encoded by the coding sequence ATGAGCGATATACCTGAAGGAGAGGCACCTGTTTCAAAACCCGAGAGCGGAGTAATTGAGCTACTCGTACCAATTGAGAAATACTTATCAGCCGGTGTGCACATAGGCACCCATATATGCACGAAGTTCATGGAGCCATTCGTGTACAGGGTTAGATCCGATGGATTATATATACTGGACGTAAGGAAAATAGATGACAGACTGAGGATAGCTGGAAAATTCCTCGCTAGATATCAGCCCGAGAAAATAGCCGTTGTCTCAGTAAGACAGTATGGGAGGAAGCCGGTTCAGAAGATGTGTCAGTATGTAGGATGTAAGCCATTCGTAGGTAGATTCTTACCGGGAACCTTCACTAATCCAAGTCTTAAGATATACTTCGAACCAGATGTAGTAGTGATCACTGATACAAGGTCTGATATGCAAGCCCTTAAGGAGGCCGCTGAAACAGGTATACCGATAGTAGCCTTAGCAGATACCGACAACAGGGTTGACTATGTAGACCTCATAATACCCGGGAACAATAAGGGTAGGAAGAGCCTGGCCCTAATATACTGGATACTAACGCGTCAAATACTGCGTGAGAAAGGTGTTATACCACCGAACGCTGAACTACCTGAGCAGCCTACCGATTTCGAGGCATCCCTCTAA
- a CDS encoding DNA-directed RNA polymerase subunit N: protein MLFPVRCFTCGKPIGHLWEEYIKRVENGENPAKVLDDLGVKRYCCRRMFLSYTDISKEILYFPKIS from the coding sequence TTGTTATTCCCGGTTAGATGTTTCACCTGTGGTAAACCCATTGGGCACTTATGGGAGGAGTATATTAAAAGAGTTGAGAACGGTGAGAACCCGGCTAAAGTATTAGATGATCTCGGTGTGAAAAGGTATTGTTGCAGGAGAATGTTTTTATCATACACGGATATATCAAAGGAGATATTATATTTCCCTAAGATCTCGTAG
- a CDS encoding 30S ribosomal protein S9 has translation MSQTLSDKIKIVVSSGKRKTSIARAVIKPGIGRVWINNVPVEFIQFELAKMKILEPLLLIGDLAKTVDIRVNVHGGGYMSQAEAVRIAIARGLVEFFNSDEVKSLFKEYDRHMLSGDPRQTEPKKWGRYSARRRWQKSYR, from the coding sequence GTGAGCCAGACACTCAGTGATAAGATAAAAATAGTTGTTTCATCAGGCAAGAGAAAAACAAGCATTGCTAGGGCTGTGATAAAACCCGGGATTGGAAGAGTATGGATAAACAACGTACCAGTAGAGTTCATCCAATTCGAGCTAGCCAAGATGAAGATACTGGAGCCACTATTACTAATAGGCGACCTAGCAAAAACAGTAGATATAAGGGTTAATGTACACGGCGGAGGCTACATGAGTCAGGCCGAGGCTGTTAGAATAGCTATTGCAAGGGGACTAGTCGAGTTCTTTAACAGTGATGAGGTGAAATCCCTATTTAAAGAATATGATAGGCACATGCTAAGCGGTGATCCACGTCAGACAGAGCCTAAGAAATGGGGTAGATATAGTGCTAGAAGGAGATGGCAGAAGAGCTATAGGTAG
- a CDS encoding 50S ribosomal protein L13: protein MSEEKVLYIDASNQILGRLASIIAKKLLEGYRVIVVNAEKAVVSGEKNRVLEGYKILFRVKTHYNPETKGVRRPRTPANIFKRTVRGMLPIDKPKGRDAFRRLRVYIGVPSNMKNIAFIQFPEASVSRLRNRYVYLEEVAKAVGWRGVRK, encoded by the coding sequence ATGAGTGAGGAGAAAGTACTCTACATAGATGCATCGAACCAGATATTGGGGCGTTTAGCGAGTATTATTGCTAAGAAGTTGCTCGAGGGATATAGAGTCATAGTGGTTAATGCTGAGAAAGCCGTGGTAAGTGGTGAGAAAAACAGGGTGTTAGAGGGCTATAAGATATTATTTAGGGTTAAAACCCACTACAATCCAGAGACCAAGGGAGTCAGGAGGCCTAGAACCCCGGCCAATATCTTTAAGAGGACTGTGAGAGGAATGTTACCGATAGATAAGCCGAAGGGAAGAGATGCTTTTAGGAGGCTCAGAGTATACATAGGTGTGCCAAGCAACATGAAGAATATTGCCTTCATACAGTTCCCCGAAGCCTCAGTCTCCAGGCTCCGTAATAGATATGTTTACTTAGAGGAGGTGGCGAAAGCCGTAGGGTGGAGGGGTGTTAGGAAGTGA
- a CDS encoding 50S ribosomal protein L18e — MSRLRKTNIVLRKVIEELRKQASINNAPIWSSIAEELSKPTRRRRAVNISRINRYSKPGDVVVVPGKVLGAGNIDHPVTVAAFGFSRTALEKIVKSGGRAIFIPDLVKENPTGSNIKIIG, encoded by the coding sequence ATGAGCAGGCTGAGGAAAACAAATATAGTTTTAAGGAAAGTGATAGAGGAGTTGAGGAAGCAAGCCTCTATAAATAACGCACCAATATGGAGTAGTATAGCTGAGGAATTATCCAAGCCAACCCGTAGAAGGAGGGCTGTGAATATCAGTAGGATAAATAGATACAGTAAGCCCGGGGACGTTGTAGTAGTGCCTGGAAAAGTACTTGGTGCAGGTAATATAGATCACCCGGTTACTGTGGCAGCATTCGGATTCTCAAGGACAGCACTTGAGAAAATAGTGAAGAGTGGTGGAAGAGCAATATTTATCCCCGACCTTGTTAAGGAGAACCCTACCGGAAGCAACATCAAGATAATTGGGTGA
- a CDS encoding DNA-directed RNA polymerase subunit D, giving the protein MHIDILEKTPSTIKLYLRDVPLHLVNSLRRTILSEVPTMAVDYVAITENSSVFYDEYISHRLGLIPLKSNEALNKYKPPEECAEAGDRGIFSQDCFVTLRLEASGPEKDVLTVYSRDLVSSDPDVVPVYGEIPILKLIKDQSIRLEAYARLGRGKEHIKWSPVSTAAHKYVPVITLDSEKCKGAECSRCVNACPKNIFEAGNNSVRVKEDKILECTFCRLCENICPTQAVKVSWRENEYILYLELTGALNARNILIEAINILSRKLDAFIDELRRNGVAV; this is encoded by the coding sequence TTGCATATTGATATACTTGAGAAAACCCCCTCTACTATTAAGCTATATTTAAGGGATGTGCCATTACACCTCGTTAATTCGCTGAGAAGAACAATACTATCGGAAGTCCCTACAATGGCTGTGGACTACGTGGCTATAACGGAAAACTCAAGTGTCTTCTATGATGAATACATATCGCATAGGCTTGGATTAATACCATTAAAAAGCAATGAAGCATTAAACAAGTATAAGCCTCCCGAGGAGTGTGCAGAGGCCGGTGATAGAGGAATATTCTCGCAGGATTGCTTCGTAACCCTAAGGCTGGAGGCAAGCGGGCCTGAGAAGGATGTTTTAACAGTGTATAGTAGAGACCTTGTTAGCAGTGACCCAGATGTTGTACCAGTCTACGGTGAAATACCGATATTGAAGCTTATCAAGGATCAGAGCATAAGGCTTGAGGCATATGCCAGGCTTGGAAGGGGAAAAGAGCATATAAAATGGAGCCCAGTCTCCACCGCTGCGCATAAATATGTTCCAGTGATAACCCTCGATAGTGAGAAATGTAAGGGGGCCGAGTGTTCTAGATGTGTTAATGCATGCCCGAAGAATATATTTGAGGCAGGCAACAACTCGGTAAGGGTTAAAGAGGATAAAATACTTGAATGTACATTCTGCAGGCTATGTGAAAACATATGCCCCACCCAAGCCGTGAAGGTATCATGGAGGGAGAACGAGTATATATTATATCTAGAGCTAACAGGAGCTCTGAATGCTAGAAATATTTTAATAGAGGCAATAAACATTCTAAGTAGAAAACTAGATGCTTTCATAGATGAGTTGAGAAGGAATGGTGTCGCTGTATGA
- a CDS encoding 30S ribosomal protein S11: protein MAFSMRELKWGVAHIYSSPNNTIIHITDISGAETVSRISGGMVVKADREKPSPYAAMMAAARAATQAMDKGITALHIKVRAPGGHGPKTPGPGAQAAIRALARAGFIIGRIEDVTPIPHDTTRRPGGRRGRRL, encoded by the coding sequence GTGGCTTTCTCAATGAGAGAGTTAAAGTGGGGCGTAGCACATATATACAGCAGCCCCAACAACACAATAATACATATAACAGATATAAGCGGAGCGGAAACTGTGAGCAGGATAAGCGGTGGAATGGTTGTAAAGGCAGATAGAGAGAAGCCAAGCCCTTATGCGGCAATGATGGCCGCGGCAAGGGCTGCAACCCAAGCGATGGATAAAGGTATCACCGCGCTACATATAAAAGTAAGAGCACCAGGAGGCCACGGACCTAAGACTCCTGGGCCAGGTGCTCAAGCAGCTATTAGAGCTCTGGCCAGAGCGGGTTTCATTATTGGTAGAATAGAGGATGTGACACCAATACCACATGATACCACAAGAAGGCCTGGCGGTAGGAGAGGTAGGAGGCTATAG
- a CDS encoding 30S ribosomal protein S4, translated as MGDPHKPRKSYEGPRHPWRRDILMYEMKLMGTYGLRNKRELWKTATMVRYYRHRARSLLATPPEIREKEEKALLNRLIKLGLLKEGARLDDVLNLKIEDLLERRLQTIVYKKGLAKTLHEARQLIVHGHIAIGGRRVRSPGRIVTVDEEPLVDYYPFSPLKQRISQEAQA; from the coding sequence ATGGGCGACCCACACAAACCAAGGAAATCTTATGAGGGTCCCCGGCATCCATGGCGTCGCGATATATTAATGTACGAAATGAAGCTGATGGGTACCTATGGGTTAAGGAATAAAAGAGAACTATGGAAGACCGCGACCATGGTGAGGTATTATAGGCACAGAGCGAGATCCCTATTAGCAACGCCTCCTGAAATCCGTGAGAAGGAAGAGAAAGCCCTTTTAAACAGGTTGATAAAATTAGGGCTACTTAAGGAAGGAGCCAGGCTGGATGATGTGTTAAACTTGAAAATAGAGGATCTACTGGAGAGAAGGCTTCAGACCATAGTGTATAAGAAGGGGTTAGCAAAGACCCTTCATGAAGCCAGACAATTAATTGTCCACGGACACATAGCAATAGGGGGTAGAAGAGTGAGGTCGCCTGGCCGAATAGTCACAGTTGATGAGGAGCCATTGGTTGATTACTACCCATTCAGTCCATTAAAGCAGAGAATAAGCCAAGAAGCACAGGCATAG
- a CDS encoding 30S ribosomal protein S13 — MSERESFRQIVRMLETDVDGELPLVYGLSEVKGLGYTFSLAICRILGLNPEQRVGFLSDDVVKSIEEVVRNPGKYGIPSWIYNRQKDYTTGQNLHLTGANLVYYVKEDIEREKRVKSWRGIRHALGLKVRGQRTRTTGRTGVTVGVRKKKATQQQQSKKTEG; from the coding sequence TTGAGTGAGAGGGAGAGTTTTAGACAGATAGTTAGAATGCTGGAAACCGATGTCGATGGAGAGCTTCCATTAGTTTACGGTCTCTCAGAAGTAAAGGGCTTGGGCTATACATTTAGTCTAGCAATATGTAGAATACTAGGGTTGAACCCTGAACAACGCGTTGGTTTCCTAAGCGATGACGTGGTTAAGAGTATCGAAGAGGTTGTACGCAACCCTGGGAAATACGGTATTCCATCATGGATCTATAATAGGCAGAAGGATTACACAACAGGCCAGAATCTTCACTTAACTGGTGCAAACCTAGTATACTATGTGAAGGAAGATATTGAAAGGGAGAAACGCGTAAAGAGCTGGCGCGGTATAAGGCATGCCCTGGGCTTGAAAGTTAGGGGCCAGAGAACTAGGACAACAGGTAGAACAGGTGTAACCGTGGGTGTGAGGAAGAAGAAAGCCACCCAGCAACAGCAAAGCAAGAAGACAGAGGGGTGA
- the rpsJ gene encoding 30S ribosomal protein S10 has protein sequence MSATRMVKIKIWSTNVKVLDDFVGKITDIVKKTGVKMNGPIPLPTKKLRIRTMKLPHGEGKKKYEKWEMRIHKRLLYIAEDERVMKQLIRVRIPPEIWMEIEI, from the coding sequence ATGTCCGCAACAAGGATGGTTAAAATAAAGATCTGGAGCACCAATGTAAAAGTACTAGACGACTTCGTGGGTAAGATAACAGATATAGTGAAGAAGACAGGTGTTAAAATGAATGGCCCAATACCACTGCCAACTAAAAAACTAAGAATCAGGACAATGAAGCTACCGCATGGAGAGGGAAAGAAAAAGTATGAGAAATGGGAGATGAGGATACATAAGAGGCTACTATACATAGCCGAGGATGAAAGAGTAATGAAGCAGTTGATAAGGGTTAGGATTCCCCCTGAGATATGGATGGAGATAGAGATATAG